The Malus sylvestris chromosome 12, drMalSylv7.2, whole genome shotgun sequence genome contains a region encoding:
- the LOC126592545 gene encoding sugar transporter ERD6-like 5 isoform X2 — protein MVLQQFGGVNGIAFYASTIFISAGFSDSVGTIAMVAVQVPMTALGVILMDKAGRRPLLLVSSAGTCLGCLLVGLSFSLQWKQITPILALVGVLVFTGSFSLGMGGIPWVIMSEIFPINMKGSAGSLITLVSWLGSWIVSYTFNFLMDWSSAGTFFLFSSVSAVTVLFVAKLVMETKGRTLEEIQTSLNRFSEK, from the exons ATGGTACTACAACAATTCGGAGGGGTCAATGGCATTGCCTTCTATGCAAGTACTATATTCATTTCAGCTG GATTTTCAGATAGCGTTGGGACTATAGCTATGGTTGCAGTTCAG GTTCCAATGACAGCATTGGGTGTAATTTTGATGGACAAAGCTGGACGGCGTCCTCTTCTTCTG GTATCTTCAGCAGGAACATGCTTAGGTTGCCTCCTTGTCGGGTTGTCATTCTCGTTGCAG TGGAAGCAGATTACTCCCATTTTGGCACTTGTCGGCGTTTTG GTATTTACTGGATCGTTCTCGTTGGGCATGGGAGGCATTCCTTGGGTTATAATGTCAGAG ATATTTCCCATAAACATGAAGGGGTCAGCCGGTAGCCTAATAACATTGGTTAGCTGGTTAGGTTCTTGGATAGTCTCATACACTTTTAATTTCCTAATGGATTGGAGCTCCGCAG GaacttttttcttgttttcaagCGTATCTGCTGTAACCGTTTTGTTTGTTGCAAAGCTGGTAATGGAGACAAAGGGGCGAACGCTGGAAGAAATACAAACATCATTGAAtcgattttcagaaaaatag
- the LOC126592545 gene encoding sugar transporter ERD6-like 5 isoform X1, with product MVLQQFGGVNGIAFYASTIFISAGFSDSVGTIAMVAVQVPMTALGVILMDKAGRRPLLLVSSAGTCLGCLLVGLSFSLQNLQQWKQITPILALVGVLVFTGSFSLGMGGIPWVIMSEIFPINMKGSAGSLITLVSWLGSWIVSYTFNFLMDWSSAGTFFLFSSVSAVTVLFVAKLVMETKGRTLEEIQTSLNRFSEK from the exons ATGGTACTACAACAATTCGGAGGGGTCAATGGCATTGCCTTCTATGCAAGTACTATATTCATTTCAGCTG GATTTTCAGATAGCGTTGGGACTATAGCTATGGTTGCAGTTCAG GTTCCAATGACAGCATTGGGTGTAATTTTGATGGACAAAGCTGGACGGCGTCCTCTTCTTCTG GTATCTTCAGCAGGAACATGCTTAGGTTGCCTCCTTGTCGGGTTGTCATTCTCGTTGCAG AACCTTCAACAGTGGAAGCAGATTACTCCCATTTTGGCACTTGTCGGCGTTTTG GTATTTACTGGATCGTTCTCGTTGGGCATGGGAGGCATTCCTTGGGTTATAATGTCAGAG ATATTTCCCATAAACATGAAGGGGTCAGCCGGTAGCCTAATAACATTGGTTAGCTGGTTAGGTTCTTGGATAGTCTCATACACTTTTAATTTCCTAATGGATTGGAGCTCCGCAG GaacttttttcttgttttcaagCGTATCTGCTGTAACCGTTTTGTTTGTTGCAAAGCTGGTAATGGAGACAAAGGGGCGAACGCTGGAAGAAATACAAACATCATTGAAtcgattttcagaaaaatag